CCTACGTGTGTGAGGTTGAATAATGTTCGGAAATAtgtaacaaataatttattttaacaagaACAAAATCAAAGATCGGCGCTATGGGTTCTCGGTACGCAACTCCTAGTTAACTAACTCTGAGagctcctttccctcacattttatctaTTTTTCGCCCTCTCATTTCGGTGCTGAAAAGGAGGGGCACGTTCGCAGAAATCatccttaaccctcgaagacgaagagaaagtttggagtcaagcatatgtttaatgtctccagtctcttcgcttcgagggttaagtgttctcttccgccctgcgccacggggtgcaaaggcgactacggtggtcacTACATCACCCCCTTACCAGTGATAACGCTAATGgacaaaagaagaaaaaaaggaagaaaagaaatatattatacTAAAATAGCTTTACGACGTATAAAAATATGTGCGTACGAACCGTCGTGTCGGTTCACGTTACGCCTATATCGCCAAATGTCGCTTGAAGGAAAGTTATCCTTAAAAACTATTTCTTAGGCTAATAGTATAACAGTCTCTATCTAAGACTACGTTATAACGCGGAACAAAatggaattaaaataaaatgaacGCCATGCGAACACAAGAAATACTTCTCTTCCTAATATATACGTTGTAATAAAGATAGAAAAAGGTGAAGTTATAAGCCGACTTGTAGCCGCTCGGGAAATCTGACACGTCTACCGGATCGCGTCTTATAGTCGGTCGTGGTAGTCGTGTCCTGGTCCTGTCGCGTCGTCGGTGCGTTACTGCATTCGTTATTGTTCCGTGCATTACTGTCATGTCGTTGTTCGACATGTGGGTAGTCTCCATCGTCAGTCATTATAAAGGTGGGTTTCAAACAGTCAACGGAAACCTTAACTTCTTTACCCTTGATCTCAAGGGTGAAAGTTTTGTCGTCACGTTGTAATACTTTCAAGGGCCCATCGTAAGAGGGCTGTAAAGGACCTTTGACTGCGTCGTGGCGGAGGAAAACATATGGCGACGTGGCTAGGTCCTTAAAAATAAAGGTTTTTTTTACGTACAAATTCCGAGGATGCTTCATTTCTGTTGCTTTCAAAAAGCTCGCCAGGCAGTCGCAGGCCGTTGCCATATAACATCTCCGCTGCCGACGTGCTCAAGTCCTCCTTGTAAGCTGACCGAATACCGAGCAAAACAATAGGTAAAATCTCTACCCAGTCTTCGGTCTCGTGGCATTTTATTGCAGCCTTCAACTGACGATGAAAACACTCTACCATGCCGTTTGCTTGCGGGTGGTAAGCTGTCGTCCGTAAATGTGTAGCACCAATTGAACGTGCTAGCTCTTTAAATAAACAAGATTCGAATTGGCGTCCCTGGTTAGTAGTTATTCTCAAGGGAACGTCAAATCGAGAAATCCAAATATGAATCAGTCCTGTAGCGGCAGTCTGTGCGTCGATGTCAGTGATGGGCATGACTTCCGGCCAACGAGAGAAACGGTCAACACACGTCAGGCAATACTTATAACCATTGGAAGACGGGTATCTGGTTATACGCTCGAACTAAATCTATTTTGCTAAATACGGTTTTGCCGTGCAGGCTTTGCGCAAAGTCCTCAATGTGGGGAGGTGCATACCTGTCGGGCACTGTACGCGCATTTAAAACCCGGTAGTCCCCACAAGGACGTATCGTGTTCCCGTCCTTCTTTGATACCAGGTGCAGTGGTGATGCCCAGGGACTATTCGAAGGCCGGATAACGCCTTGCCAGAGCATCAGGTCAATTTCGGCCTTGGCTACCTGCATCCGATCCGGGGCGAGGCGACGAGGCTTTCTGAAGACAGGTGGTCCTGGCGTTGTCTCAACGTGATGCTGCATCAAGTGCTTGACCTCCTCGGGGCCAAAAACAAGTGGCCGGGTGAGGTTTGGGTATTCAACCAGAAGTTTGTGATACCCTGAATCCCCCATAACTGTTTTCATAGAACCTGCACTACTGCGCACTGGTGCACCATACGTAAATAAGATCGTGATTTTGTCAATTAACCGTCTATTTCGCGGGTCTACTAAAAGATTGTAGTGGGCAAGGAAATCTACACCAATAATTGGTGTTTCGACGTCAACCACTACAAAACGCAACACGAAATCGCGACGTAATGAAAAGTTTAATTTTAACACGATCGTACCGTACGTCGCGATGGGGATGCCGTTGGCCGCATGCAACGAATAGTCCGCTTGCGGTAGCTTTCCCTGTACTCGCGAGCGCGGAAATATACATAAATCTGCGCGGTATCTACTAAAAATTGAACGCACGTGTCTCGGTCCGTTATAAAAATGCGGCGGGCCATGGGACCGTCAAGCTCAGTCGCGTTCGCACCTGACGGTTCTATTTGTTTCCCGGCTTCGGACCGGCCCATTTGCATGGCGGGATGCAGCGGGCCGCACGCTCGACGTACCGATAATGGTATCAGCAGAGTGGTTTCTGCTCTTCGCGGCTTTTGCTCCGATGCCAATTTCCTCGCCGATCGCGAGAAACCGGACGCGTTCGGTACCGTCGGCGATCATTCAACACCGCATCTAGCTGCGCACTCATTTTCTTTAATTTGTCACGTAAAGTGTCTATCTCCGACGATCGAAAGGTAGCAACAACCCTTTCTTTCGCCACTGGAATTTCGTGGACCCGGTCCGCTATTTGCGCCAACTTAGCCCCGTCCTTGTCGGATGTGGCGGCTAACATTAACTGCATCTTCATAGGGAGCCGGTTCTTCCACATTTCCACCAAGAACTCTTCATTGACGGTGGAACCGACTAATTCCTTTAGCCGTCGCCAAAATTGCGCAGGCGTACGGTCGCCCATTTCTTCGGCCTCCAACAATTTTCGGACTCGAGTAGTATCCTAGTCGGAAAGGCGTTTAATTAACTCGGTCTTGATGGAATCGTATTTCTTCGCGGCCAGTAGGTTGCAAATGATATCCTCCACTTTTTCGGCGTATTTGCCTTCCAATTGGGCCACGACGTACCGGAACTTCCTTTCGTCCTTGGTAATTCGCGCTATCGCGAATTGTGCCTCCAGCTGGTGTAACCAGAGGGCCACCTTCTGGGGCCAAAAAGCGGGTACTTTAATTGGAGCAGCGGTGAAGTTGATCACCTCCCTACTTCCTTCCGCCAAGGAAGCGTCGACCATGGTAGAATTGAATACGTCTTCCATGTTACGATGCGAGT
This genomic interval from Xylocopa sonorina isolate GNS202 chromosome 18, iyXylSono1_principal, whole genome shotgun sequence contains the following:
- the LOC143431630 gene encoding uncharacterized protein LOC143431630, coding for MPITDIDAQTAATGLIHIWISRFDVPLRITTNQGRQFESCLFKELARSIGATHLRTTAYHPQANGMVECFHRQLKAAIKCHETEDWVEILPIVLLGIRSAYKEDLSTSAAEMLYGNGLRLPGELFESNRNEDLATSPYVFLRHDAVKGPLQPSYDGPLKVLQRDDKTFTLEIKGKEVKVSVDCLKPTFIMTDDGDYPHVEQRHDSNARNNNECSNAPTTRQDQDTTTTTDYKTRSGRRVRFPERLQEEKYFLCSHGVHFILIPFCSAL